From Acidihalobacter aeolianus, a single genomic window includes:
- a CDS encoding YfaZ family outer membrane protein yields the protein MRIVTVLGACLLAASSAAMANGLDFQLGNNTAQLKFYTGTGPLGYTGGELGFGGFVDSRHDVLGNVSLKVEGLAAGETPLSFGLGVSAYAGSVDKPNVDVGAIALGGLVKYTIPYRMPMAVVLEGYYAPNITTFGQGKSFSDVSLDYQIEVTPGAKAYVGYRVLQTDLKNYGEYKFDNALHVGIRLRF from the coding sequence ATGCGCATAGTGACTGTGCTTGGAGCCTGCCTGCTGGCGGCGAGTTCCGCGGCGATGGCCAATGGCCTGGATTTTCAGCTGGGCAACAATACGGCTCAGCTCAAGTTCTACACCGGCACAGGCCCCCTGGGCTACACCGGCGGCGAACTCGGCTTCGGCGGTTTCGTCGACAGCCGTCACGACGTGCTCGGCAACGTCAGTCTCAAGGTCGAAGGTCTTGCTGCCGGGGAGACCCCGCTGAGCTTCGGCCTGGGGGTGAGTGCCTACGCCGGTTCGGTGGACAAGCCCAATGTCGACGTAGGGGCAATCGCGCTAGGCGGACTGGTCAAATACACTATCCCCTACCGTATGCCCATGGCCGTGGTTCTGGAGGGCTACTACGCCCCCAACATCACGACCTTCGGGCAAGGCAAGTCCTTCTCCGACGTGAGTCTGGACTACCAGATCGAGGTGACACCCGGCGCCAAGGCCTATGTCGGCTACCGCGTCCTGCAGACGGATCTGAAGAATTATGGGGAATACAAATTCGACAACGCGCTGCACGTCGGCATCCGACTCCGCTTCTGA
- the thiD gene encoding bifunctional hydroxymethylpyrimidine kinase/phosphomethylpyrimidine kinase — protein sequence MKIGMLGEVETVEAVHTLLRDHPRVPVILDPVLQAGGGGSLAGRGTLDAVRELLLPLCTLITPNLPEAHLLAPGADSVDAAGIALLESGVEYALITGTHASTETVINRLFGHHGPIERYEWPRLPGEYHGSGCTLAAACAALIAQGEMTPAAVRRAQSYTWRSLQAAYALNGGQLIPDRLFWARDASDE from the coding sequence GTGAAGATCGGCATGCTCGGCGAGGTGGAAACGGTGGAAGCCGTGCACACCCTGCTGCGCGATCATCCCCGCGTGCCCGTCATTCTCGACCCCGTGCTGCAGGCCGGCGGCGGCGGCTCGCTCGCCGGCCGCGGCACGCTCGACGCGGTGCGCGAGCTGCTGCTGCCGCTGTGCACGCTGATCACGCCCAACCTGCCCGAGGCGCATCTGCTCGCCCCCGGAGCGGACTCGGTCGATGCCGCCGGCATCGCCCTGCTCGAATCCGGGGTCGAATACGCCCTGATCACCGGCACCCATGCCAGCACCGAAACGGTGATCAACCGCCTCTTCGGTCATCATGGCCCCATCGAACGCTATGAATGGCCGAGACTGCCGGGCGAATATCACGGTTCCGGCTGCACCCTCGCGGCCGCCTGCGCCGCACTGATCGCCCAGGGCGAGATGACGCCGGCCGCGGTCAGGCGTGCACAGTCCTACACCTGGCGTAGCCTGCAGGCCGCCTACGCCTTAAACGGCGGGCAGCTCATCCCCGACCGTCTGTTCTGGGCGCGCGATGCCAGTGACGAATAG
- the thiE gene encoding thiamine phosphate synthase, translating into MPVTNRSVPPLRGLYVVTDAALTPGPRLVEAVEQALAGGARWVQYRDKAAHDNARRLDETRALRAVCLAHGAGFIVNDDTELALACGADGVHVGADDAPLAQARERLGPHAIIGVSCYNRLELARAAVADGADYVAFGSFYPSTTKPEAVAADPDLLRAARTLERPLCAIGGITADNAPPLVAAGADLIAVVSAVFAAADVCAASQRLAGLFAEG; encoded by the coding sequence ATGCCAGTGACGAATAGGTCCGTGCCGCCGCTGCGCGGCCTGTATGTCGTCACCGACGCCGCCCTGACCCCCGGCCCGCGGCTCGTCGAGGCCGTGGAACAGGCCCTGGCGGGCGGCGCGCGCTGGGTCCAGTACCGCGACAAGGCGGCGCACGATAACGCTCGGCGCCTGGACGAGACGCGCGCGCTGCGCGCCGTGTGCCTGGCCCATGGTGCCGGCTTCATCGTCAACGACGACACCGAACTGGCGCTCGCCTGCGGCGCCGACGGCGTGCATGTCGGCGCCGACGACGCGCCGCTGGCGCAGGCGCGCGAACGCCTCGGCCCGCACGCGATAATCGGCGTTTCCTGCTACAACCGCCTGGAACTCGCGCGCGCAGCCGTGGCCGACGGCGCCGACTACGTTGCCTTCGGCAGCTTTTATCCCTCGACCACCAAACCCGAGGCGGTCGCCGCCGACCCGGACCTGCTGCGCGCGGCTCGCACGCTGGAGCGTCCGCTGTGCGCGATCGGCGGCATCACCGCAGACAACGCCCCGCCGCTCGTCGCAGCCGGTGCCGATCTGATCGCGGTGGTCAGCGCGGTGTTCGCGGCGGCCGACGTTTGCGCCGCCAGCCAGCGCCTCGCGGGGCTCTTCGCCGAGGGTTGA
- a CDS encoding TlpA family protein disulfide reductase, with amino-acid sequence MKLKPRELIIGIVAVAIIGLATWIWMAPSGNSAPDVHFTLLDGKKLDLSSLRGHPVLINFWATTCPGCVEEIPELAKLYDRLSPKGFEIIGVAMSYDVPSQVRAMQHDRNIPYPITIDSSDAISKAFGTIRLTPTSFLINPAGHVVYQKIGNVDVHKLAAKVERMLHKQGS; translated from the coding sequence ATGAAGCTCAAACCCCGCGAACTCATCATCGGCATCGTCGCTGTCGCCATCATCGGACTGGCCACCTGGATCTGGATGGCGCCCTCCGGCAACAGCGCTCCCGACGTCCATTTCACCCTGCTCGACGGCAAGAAACTCGACCTGAGTTCATTGCGCGGGCACCCCGTGCTGATCAACTTCTGGGCGACCACCTGCCCGGGCTGCGTGGAGGAAATTCCAGAGCTGGCCAAGCTGTACGACAGGCTTTCGCCCAAGGGCTTCGAGATCATCGGCGTGGCCATGTCCTACGATGTACCTTCTCAGGTGCGCGCCATGCAGCACGACCGCAACATCCCCTACCCCATCACGATCGACAGCAGCGACGCGATCTCCAAGGCCTTCGGTACCATCCGGCTGACGCCGACCTCGTTCCTGATCAATCCGGCCGGACATGTGGTCTACCAGAAGATCGGCAACGTCGACGTGCACAAGCTGGCGGCGAAAGTAGAACGCATGCTGCACAAGCAGGGCAGTTGA
- a CDS encoding SulP family inorganic anion transporter, translating to MSWLPHVNRGSFRTDLMAGLTGAVVVLPQGVAFAAIAGMPLEYGLYAAMVPAIIAALFGSSWHLVSGPTTAGSIVLFSVLSAYAEPGTAHYVALALTLTFMVGVIELGLGLARLGTLVNFISHAVVIGFTAGAAILIAASQLKHFLGMDIPRGLHPHEVLFHVGTHIVEVNPYVVAVSVATLVSGLLFKRFLPRFPYMIGAMIFGSVVAYVLNVSLGLSVTGIKTVGALPAALPPMSMPDFSPETIKHLLPGAIAVTLFALTEAVSISRSLAVRSGQHVDGNQEFIGQGLSNMVGSFFSAYVATGSFNRSGVNYAAGARTPLAAVFAGLLLMIVVLLVAPLAAYLPNAAMAGILMLVAWGLIDFHHIALIIKTSRTEAVVLGVTFFSTLLMELEFAIMVGVIASLLVYLNRTSRPSVRVRVPDARLPNRKFNTDSELPECPQLKIVRVDGSLFFGAVNYVAERLREFTERDPRQKHLLLIASGVNFVDVAGADFLTREATSRRAAGGSLSLYRLKEEPWETLRRGDYLDKIGWDNVYTSKGEAIGDIVRRKLDPEICRHCKRRIFNECQSLPGPEAPLIE from the coding sequence ATGTCGTGGCTGCCCCACGTCAATCGGGGCAGTTTCCGTACCGACCTGATGGCCGGTCTGACGGGGGCGGTCGTGGTGCTGCCGCAGGGCGTGGCCTTCGCCGCCATCGCCGGCATGCCGCTGGAATATGGCCTCTATGCCGCCATGGTGCCGGCGATCATCGCCGCACTGTTCGGTTCTTCCTGGCATCTGGTATCCGGCCCGACCACGGCCGGTTCCATCGTGCTGTTTTCCGTGCTGTCCGCTTATGCCGAGCCTGGCACTGCACACTATGTCGCGCTAGCGCTGACCCTGACCTTCATGGTCGGCGTGATCGAGCTGGGTCTGGGCCTGGCGCGGCTGGGCACACTGGTCAATTTCATCTCGCATGCCGTGGTGATCGGCTTTACCGCCGGTGCCGCCATCCTGATCGCGGCCAGCCAGCTCAAGCACTTCCTGGGCATGGACATCCCGCGCGGCCTGCACCCTCACGAGGTGCTGTTCCACGTTGGCACGCATATCGTGGAGGTCAATCCCTATGTGGTTGCGGTGAGTGTCGCCACACTGGTTTCTGGTTTGCTGTTCAAACGCTTCCTGCCCAGATTTCCGTACATGATCGGCGCGATGATCTTCGGCAGCGTGGTTGCCTATGTGCTCAACGTGTCGCTCGGTCTGTCGGTCACCGGCATCAAGACGGTGGGCGCTTTGCCGGCCGCGCTGCCGCCGATGTCGATGCCTGACTTCTCGCCGGAGACCATCAAGCACCTGCTGCCGGGTGCGATTGCGGTGACCCTGTTCGCGCTGACCGAGGCGGTTTCGATCTCGCGTTCGCTTGCGGTGCGATCGGGACAGCACGTGGACGGCAATCAGGAGTTCATCGGTCAGGGCCTGTCCAATATGGTCGGCAGCTTCTTCTCGGCCTATGTCGCCACCGGTTCCTTCAACCGCAGCGGCGTCAACTATGCCGCCGGCGCGCGCACCCCGCTGGCCGCGGTCTTCGCCGGCCTGCTGCTGATGATCGTGGTCCTGCTGGTGGCGCCGCTCGCAGCCTATCTGCCGAACGCGGCGATGGCCGGCATCCTGATGCTCGTGGCCTGGGGGTTGATCGACTTCCACCACATTGCGTTGATCATCAAGACTAGCCGGACGGAGGCGGTGGTGCTCGGGGTGACCTTCTTCTCCACGCTGCTGATGGAGCTGGAATTCGCCATCATGGTTGGCGTGATCGCCTCGCTGCTGGTCTATCTCAACCGCACCTCGCGGCCCAGCGTGCGGGTGCGTGTGCCCGACGCGCGGCTGCCCAACCGCAAGTTCAATACCGACTCGGAACTGCCCGAATGTCCGCAGCTCAAGATCGTGCGCGTCGACGGTTCGCTGTTCTTCGGCGCGGTCAACTACGTCGCCGAGCGCTTGCGCGAATTCACCGAGCGCGACCCGCGCCAAAAGCACCTGCTGCTGATCGCCTCGGGCGTGAACTTCGTCGACGTTGCCGGTGCCGATTTCCTCACCCGCGAGGCCACTAGTCGCCGTGCGGCAGGCGGCAGCCTGTCCCTGTACCGGCTCAAGGAGGAACCCTGGGAAACGCTCCGCCGAGGCGACTACCTGGACAAGATTGGCTGGGACAACGTGTACACCAGCAAGGGCGAGGCGATCGGCGATATCGTGCGGCGCAAGCTGGACCCGGAGATCTGCCGGCACTGCAAGCGGCGGATCTTCAACGAATGCCAGTCCCTTCCGGGGCCGGAGGCGCCGCTGATCGAATGA
- a CDS encoding histidinol-phosphatase yields the protein MGLALFDLDNTLLDGDSDHEWTRFLMDEGVVDRETADQANERFYADYVAGKLDIHAFARFAFEPLATHPLGQLEAWRARYLRERIEPMITAGARELVERHRAAGDTLVLITATNSFVTRPIADLLRIEHLIATEPRRVDGRFVAEIEGTPAFREGKVMRLEQWLGSRPDLVGAESWCYSDSHNDLPLLERVNHPVAVNPDPSLAEIAAVRGWPVLGLRRNADQAQRSANA from the coding sequence ATGGGACTGGCCCTGTTCGATCTCGACAACACCCTGCTGGACGGCGACAGCGACCATGAATGGACGCGTTTCCTGATGGACGAAGGCGTCGTGGACCGCGAGACCGCCGATCAGGCCAACGAGCGCTTCTACGCCGACTACGTCGCTGGCAAGCTGGACATCCATGCCTTTGCGCGCTTTGCCTTCGAACCGCTGGCCACGCATCCGCTGGGACAGCTCGAGGCATGGCGGGCGCGCTATCTGCGCGAGCGCATCGAACCGATGATCACCGCGGGCGCACGCGAACTGGTCGAGCGCCACCGCGCAGCCGGCGACACCCTGGTGCTGATCACCGCCACCAACAGCTTCGTCACCCGGCCGATCGCCGACCTGCTGCGTATCGAGCACCTCATCGCCACCGAACCACGCCGCGTGGACGGGCGTTTCGTGGCTGAAATCGAGGGAACCCCCGCCTTCCGCGAGGGCAAGGTGATGCGCCTGGAGCAGTGGTTGGGCTCACGGCCTGACCTGGTCGGTGCGGAATCATGGTGCTACAGCGACTCGCACAACGACCTGCCGCTGCTCGAACGGGTCAATCACCCGGTAGCAGTCAACCCGGACCCATCCCTGGCGGAAATCGCCGCGGTGCGGGGCTGGCCCGTGCTCGGGCTGCGCCGCAACGCGGATCAGGCGCAGCGTTCGGCCAACGCCTGA
- the nadC gene encoding carboxylating nicotinate-nucleotide diphosphorylase gives MRRRTGRGEVITRENAVLCGTAWFEAVFRRLSPNIAIEWQVADGDEVGENQLLCRLSGPARALLSGERTALNFLQTLSGTATATRHYVRLLAGTDTQLLDTRKTLPGLRAAQKYAVACGGGRNHRIGLYDAILIKENHIAAAGSIAAAVGAARAMAPGVQVEVETEHLGELDQALAAGADIVMLDDYSLEDMRTAVARTRGRARLEVSGGVDETQLRRIAETGVDYVSVGALTKHLRATDLSMRFTFAEAG, from the coding sequence ATCCGGCGGCGTACAGGCCGTGGCGAGGTAATCACGCGCGAGAACGCGGTGCTCTGCGGCACCGCCTGGTTCGAGGCGGTGTTCCGCCGCCTGTCGCCGAACATCGCCATCGAATGGCAGGTCGCCGACGGCGACGAGGTGGGGGAGAACCAATTGCTGTGTCGGCTGAGCGGGCCCGCGCGCGCGCTGCTCAGCGGCGAACGCACCGCGCTCAACTTCCTGCAGACACTGTCCGGCACGGCGACCGCGACGCGGCATTACGTGCGTCTGCTCGCCGGCACCGACACGCAGCTCCTCGACACCCGCAAGACCCTGCCCGGGCTGCGCGCGGCGCAAAAGTACGCGGTCGCCTGCGGCGGCGGACGCAATCACCGCATAGGGCTGTACGACGCGATCCTGATCAAGGAGAACCACATTGCCGCCGCCGGTTCCATCGCCGCGGCGGTCGGTGCCGCGCGGGCCATGGCGCCGGGCGTTCAGGTGGAGGTCGAAACGGAGCATCTAGGCGAACTGGATCAAGCGCTGGCCGCGGGCGCGGACATCGTGATGCTCGACGACTACAGCCTGGAGGACATGCGCACGGCTGTCGCACGCACCCGCGGACGCGCCCGGCTGGAAGTCTCTGGCGGCGTGGACGAAACCCAGCTGCGCCGGATCGCCGAGACTGGCGTCGACTACGTCTCGGTGGGTGCGCTGACCAAGCACCTGCGCGCGACCGACCTGTCCATGCGCTTCACCTTTGCGGAGGCCGGCTGA
- a CDS encoding DUF1820 family protein, whose translation MDKRIYRIVFHNQGSVYELYARKVAQSGMYAFLEVEDIIFGERSAVLVDPTEERLKAEFAGVKRTYVPLQSVVRIDEVEKVGTNRILAEGGSSGGGKVTAFPMPAPPRSSD comes from the coding sequence ATGGACAAGCGCATCTACCGCATCGTGTTCCACAATCAGGGCAGCGTGTATGAGCTGTACGCACGCAAGGTCGCCCAGAGCGGCATGTATGCCTTCCTGGAAGTTGAGGACATCATTTTCGGGGAACGCTCGGCCGTGCTCGTGGACCCGACCGAGGAGCGACTCAAGGCCGAGTTCGCCGGCGTCAAGCGCACCTACGTCCCATTGCAGTCGGTGGTACGTATCGATGAGGTCGAGAAGGTCGGCACCAACCGGATTCTCGCCGAGGGCGGCAGTTCGGGTGGCGGCAAGGTGACCGCCTTCCCTATGCCTGCACCACCGCGTTCGAGCGACTGA
- a CDS encoding ferredoxin--NADP reductase, with amino-acid sequence MGNTNSTTRCTSASDSASESGDAATPPGEPIAGGDFCAEIVEIRRESPTIKSFWLDYGGQPLSFLPGQWLDLYALVDGKAEVGGYSIVSAPGARPGRLQLAIRDSSTHAVTRYLHHVAQVGDTVGITGGQGRFRYERGMGDRLVLLAGGIGVTPLLSILRHVYASAPEVAVTLIYSVSTPEDILFREELDAMSAARANIHCFYTVTQPLNRDWSGFEGRINRMLLDEVGVDCNALYYFCGPPGFVDDMARDLQLGGLAPEQLIYEKWW; translated from the coding sequence ATGGGGAATACAAATTCGACAACGCGCTGCACGTCGGCATCCGACTCCGCTTCTGAGTCGGGTGACGCAGCGACGCCGCCCGGCGAGCCGATCGCGGGCGGCGATTTCTGCGCCGAGATCGTCGAGATTCGGCGCGAATCGCCCACCATCAAATCCTTCTGGCTGGATTACGGCGGGCAGCCGCTGAGTTTCCTTCCGGGCCAGTGGCTCGACCTGTATGCCCTTGTCGACGGCAAGGCCGAAGTCGGCGGCTACTCCATCGTTTCCGCGCCCGGTGCCCGTCCCGGGCGTCTCCAGCTCGCGATCCGCGACTCCTCCACCCACGCAGTGACCCGCTACCTGCATCACGTCGCACAGGTCGGCGACACGGTCGGCATCACCGGCGGGCAGGGGCGCTTTCGTTACGAACGCGGCATGGGAGACCGCCTGGTGCTGCTGGCGGGCGGGATAGGCGTCACGCCCCTGCTCAGCATCCTGCGCCACGTGTATGCCTCTGCACCCGAGGTGGCAGTCACTCTGATCTACAGCGTGAGCACCCCCGAGGATATCCTGTTCCGCGAGGAGCTCGACGCGATGAGCGCGGCACGCGCGAACATCCACTGCTTCTACACGGTGACCCAGCCGCTTAACCGCGACTGGAGCGGTTTTGAGGGGCGTATCAACCGCATGCTGCTGGACGAAGTGGGTGTCGACTGCAACGCCCTGTACTACTTCTGCGGTCCGCCGGGCTTCGTCGACGACATGGCGCGCGACCTGCAGCTCGGCGGTCTGGCGCCGGAGCAACTGATCTACGAGAAGTGGTGGTAG
- a CDS encoding LysR family transcriptional regulator, with protein sequence MRLTLDALNVLDAIERKGSFAAAAEALHRVPSAVTYTVQKLEQDLDVQLFDRSGHRARLTEAGQRLVQEGRHLLRAADELESQVRRVATGWEAELRIAVGDLIPIARMYPILNEFYAAGHTTRLRLFDETFGGNWDALLSGRADLVVGAPGDGPVEGGYNARTLGETPFVFVVAPQHPLARAEEPIPESILRQHRAIVAADTSRRLPPRSSGVTGTQDVLTVPSMEAKREAHCQGLGIGYMPRHLVARELASGRLIAKQVTTDVACPRISLAWREPSEGRALQWFLHRLAQPDWLEGIVA encoded by the coding sequence ATGCGCCTGACCCTGGATGCCCTCAACGTGCTCGATGCGATCGAGCGCAAAGGCAGCTTCGCCGCCGCGGCCGAAGCGCTGCACCGTGTGCCTTCGGCGGTCACCTACACCGTGCAGAAGCTCGAACAGGACCTAGACGTCCAGCTGTTCGACCGCAGCGGCCACCGTGCCCGCCTGACCGAGGCGGGGCAACGCCTGGTGCAGGAGGGGCGGCATCTGCTGCGCGCCGCCGATGAACTCGAATCCCAGGTCAGGCGGGTAGCCACCGGCTGGGAGGCGGAATTGCGCATTGCGGTGGGGGATCTGATCCCGATCGCACGAATGTATCCGATTCTGAATGAATTCTACGCGGCCGGTCACACTACACGCCTGCGGCTGTTCGACGAGACCTTCGGCGGCAACTGGGATGCGTTGCTCAGCGGGCGCGCCGATCTCGTCGTCGGCGCACCGGGCGATGGCCCCGTGGAGGGTGGCTACAACGCACGTACGCTCGGTGAAACCCCGTTCGTTTTCGTGGTCGCACCGCAACACCCGCTGGCCCGCGCCGAGGAACCGATCCCCGAATCGATACTCCGCCAGCACCGCGCCATCGTCGCAGCGGACACCTCGCGCCGTCTGCCTCCGCGCAGCTCGGGCGTCACCGGGACCCAGGACGTCCTCACCGTGCCCAGCATGGAGGCCAAGCGCGAAGCCCATTGCCAGGGACTGGGAATCGGCTACATGCCCAGACATCTGGTTGCCCGCGAGCTTGCATCGGGACGCCTGATCGCCAAGCAAGTCACCACCGATGTCGCCTGCCCACGCATCTCGCTTGCCTGGCGCGAGCCCTCGGAAGGCCGGGCCTTGCAGTGGTTCCTGCATCGCCTGGCCCAGCCGGACTGGCTGGAAGGCATCGTCGCCTAG
- the hemL gene encoding glutamate-1-semialdehyde 2,1-aminomutase, with amino-acid sequence MSDTHARFDRARRHIPGGVNSPVRAFKGVGGDPLFIERAEGAYLYATDGRRYVDYVGSWGPMILGHAHPEVIAAVREAAGRGLSFGAPTELETEMAERVCELVPSMDMVRMVNSGTEATMSAIRLARGFTGRDKIVKFEGCYHGHADSLLVKAGSGALTLGVPDSPGVPAALAEHTLTLPYNDLEAVAEAFAHVGGQIACIIVEPVAGNMNCVPPLPGFLEGLREICDRYGSVLIFDEVMTGFRVALGGAQALFGIQPDLTTLGKIIGGGMPVGAFGGRREIMERLAPLGPVYQAGTLSGNPLAMTAGLKTLELIAAPGFHARLTETTTRLLRGLEVAATDAGVGLRTNQVGAMFGLFFTEAPAVTCFSEVMACDVERFRLFFHGMLDEGVYLAPSAFEAGFLSAAHGDAEIAATLASAQKVFAGFA; translated from the coding sequence ATGAGCGACACCCACGCACGATTCGACCGCGCCCGGCGCCACATCCCCGGGGGGGTGAACTCGCCGGTGCGGGCCTTCAAGGGCGTGGGCGGCGACCCGCTGTTCATCGAGCGTGCCGAGGGCGCCTATCTCTACGCCACCGACGGCCGACGCTACGTCGACTACGTCGGCTCCTGGGGCCCGATGATCCTCGGCCACGCCCACCCCGAGGTGATCGCGGCGGTACGCGAGGCGGCCGGTCGCGGCCTGTCCTTCGGTGCGCCCACCGAACTCGAGACAGAAATGGCGGAACGGGTGTGCGAGCTCGTGCCCTCGATGGACATGGTTCGCATGGTCAATTCGGGCACCGAAGCGACCATGAGCGCGATCCGGCTCGCGCGCGGCTTCACCGGGCGCGACAAGATCGTCAAGTTCGAGGGTTGCTACCACGGCCACGCCGACAGCCTGCTGGTCAAGGCCGGCTCGGGCGCGCTGACCCTGGGCGTGCCCGATTCCCCGGGCGTGCCCGCGGCACTGGCCGAACACACCCTGACCCTGCCCTACAACGATCTCGAAGCAGTGGCCGAGGCCTTCGCCCATGTCGGCGGCCAGATCGCCTGCATCATCGTCGAACCGGTCGCCGGCAACATGAACTGCGTGCCGCCGCTACCCGGTTTCCTCGAAGGCCTGCGCGAGATCTGCGACCGCTACGGCAGCGTGCTCATCTTCGACGAGGTGATGACCGGTTTCCGCGTCGCCCTGGGCGGCGCGCAGGCACTCTTCGGCATCCAGCCTGACCTGACCACGCTGGGCAAGATCATCGGCGGCGGCATGCCCGTGGGCGCCTTCGGCGGTCGGCGCGAGATCATGGAACGGCTCGCCCCGCTCGGTCCCGTCTATCAGGCCGGCACGCTGTCAGGCAACCCGCTGGCGATGACCGCCGGGCTCAAGACCCTGGAACTGATCGCAGCACCCGGATTCCACGCGCGTCTGACCGAAACCACCACGCGCCTGCTGCGCGGGCTCGAGGTCGCCGCCACCGATGCGGGCGTCGGCCTGCGCACCAATCAGGTGGGCGCCATGTTCGGCCTGTTCTTCACCGAAGCGCCTGCCGTCACCTGCTTCTCCGAGGTGATGGCCTGCGACGTCGAGCGTTTCCGCCTGTTCTTCCACGGCATGCTCGACGAGGGCGTCTATCTCGCCCCTTCCGCCTTCGAGGCGGGCTTCCTCTCGGCCGCCCACGGCGACGCCGAGATCGCGGCCACCCTCGCCTCTGCACAGAAAGTGTTCGCAGGATTCGCCTGA
- a CDS encoding RNA pyrophosphohydrolase yields the protein MIDSDGFRHNVGIILSNADGRVFWGKRIGQCTWQFPQGGIRPDESPEQAMYRELWEETGLEERHVNVVGHTRGWLRYRLPKNLVRRHASPRCIGQKQVWFLLSLDCDESCFNLSASAKPEFDGWRWVDYWLPVEEVVFFKRKVYRRALSELAPLLFGADGAMPPAIVRETAHRVS from the coding sequence GTGATTGATTCGGACGGATTTAGGCACAACGTTGGGATCATTCTGAGCAATGCCGATGGGCGCGTCTTCTGGGGCAAGCGGATCGGCCAGTGCACTTGGCAGTTTCCTCAGGGGGGTATCCGTCCCGACGAGTCTCCGGAGCAGGCGATGTATCGCGAGCTGTGGGAGGAAACCGGGCTCGAGGAGAGGCATGTGAATGTGGTGGGCCACACGCGTGGCTGGCTGCGTTACCGCCTGCCCAAGAATCTGGTCAGGCGCCATGCCTCGCCGCGCTGTATCGGCCAGAAGCAGGTGTGGTTCCTGCTCAGCCTCGACTGCGATGAAAGCTGCTTCAATCTCAGTGCCTCCGCCAAGCCGGAATTCGACGGCTGGCGTTGGGTCGACTACTGGTTGCCCGTGGAGGAGGTCGTGTTCTTCAAGCGCAAGGTCTACCGGCGTGCCCTGAGCGAGCTCGCGCCGCTGTTGTTCGGCGCAGATGGTGCAATGCCCCCCGCGATTGTTCGGGAGACGGCGCACCGTGTGTCCTGA
- a CDS encoding diacylglycerol kinase family protein, which yields MAPDLRPRARLSSLGHAWRGLRTLLRSEANARIHLAATLAVLIAGAALGLNAGEWALLVFAIALVWVAEALNTAIEHLANALHPERHPLIGQAKDIAAAGVLLAAISAVAIAALVLWQRYA from the coding sequence TTGGCGCCGGACCTGCGGCCTCGCGCACGACTGTCCAGCCTGGGACATGCCTGGCGCGGCCTGCGCACGCTGCTGCGCAGCGAAGCCAACGCGCGGATTCATCTGGCGGCCACGCTGGCCGTGCTGATCGCAGGGGCGGCGTTGGGGCTGAACGCGGGGGAGTGGGCCCTGCTGGTATTCGCCATCGCCCTGGTATGGGTCGCGGAAGCACTCAACACGGCTATCGAGCACCTCGCCAACGCACTGCACCCGGAACGACACCCGCTGATCGGGCAGGCCAAGGACATCGCCGCCGCCGGGGTGCTGCTCGCCGCCATCAGTGCGGTGGCGATCGCGGCGTTGGTGCTGTGGCAGCGCTACGCCTGA